From a region of the Corallococcus coralloides DSM 2259 genome:
- the trmFO gene encoding methylenetetrahydrofolate--tRNA-(uracil(54)-C(5))-methyltransferase (FADH(2)-oxidizing) TrmFO, producing the protein MSDVKQQRVTVIGGGLAGTECAYQLARRGVPVVLREMKPHKRSPAHKSDTLAELVCSNSLRSDNPESAIGLLHAELRALGSLVLSSADLHRVPAGDALAVEREGFSREITTRLVSGAGVEIVGGEVERLPEDGVVVVATGPLTSEALTADLERHVGTKLYFYDSIAPILSGDSIDMDIAFRQSRYGKGGGDDYLNLPMTKDEYYRFVQEVKAGQKVVPHSFEEPKYFEGCLPIEVMAERGDDTLAYGPMKPVGLKDPRTGQDPYAVVQLRMEDRAGTAWNMVGFQTRLTWGEQKRIFSTCIPGLQNADFLRMGQIHRNTFIDSPRLLAEDLSLKTERRVFFAGQVTGVEGYVESAACGYMVALAVHARLTGGAFVPPPATTALGSLYRHLTGEAHPPDHPHQPTNVIYGLFPPLSGRMKKADKRAAYSARAKQDLAAWLPLAGVVAQTEGQTSA; encoded by the coding sequence ATGTCGGACGTGAAGCAGCAGCGGGTGACGGTGATTGGTGGCGGCCTGGCGGGGACGGAGTGCGCGTATCAGCTGGCGCGGCGCGGCGTGCCGGTGGTGCTGCGGGAGATGAAGCCGCACAAGCGCTCCCCGGCGCACAAGTCGGACACGCTCGCGGAGCTGGTGTGCAGCAACTCGTTGCGCTCGGACAACCCGGAGAGCGCCATTGGCCTCTTGCACGCGGAGCTGCGCGCGCTGGGTTCGCTGGTGCTCTCCAGCGCGGATCTGCACCGCGTGCCCGCGGGCGACGCGCTGGCGGTGGAGCGCGAGGGCTTCTCGCGGGAAATCACCACCCGGCTGGTGTCCGGCGCGGGCGTGGAGATTGTCGGCGGTGAGGTGGAGCGGCTGCCGGAGGACGGCGTGGTGGTGGTGGCCACGGGGCCGCTGACGTCGGAGGCGCTCACGGCGGACCTGGAGCGCCACGTGGGCACGAAGCTCTACTTCTACGACTCCATCGCGCCCATCCTGTCCGGTGACTCCATCGACATGGACATCGCGTTCCGCCAGAGCCGCTACGGCAAGGGCGGGGGGGATGACTACCTCAACCTGCCCATGACGAAGGACGAGTACTACCGCTTCGTCCAGGAGGTGAAGGCAGGGCAGAAGGTGGTGCCGCACAGCTTCGAGGAACCGAAATACTTCGAAGGGTGTCTGCCCATCGAAGTGATGGCCGAGCGCGGCGACGACACGCTGGCCTACGGGCCCATGAAGCCCGTGGGGCTGAAGGACCCGCGCACGGGGCAGGATCCGTACGCGGTGGTGCAGCTGCGCATGGAGGACCGGGCGGGCACGGCGTGGAACATGGTGGGCTTCCAGACGCGTCTGACCTGGGGTGAACAGAAGCGCATCTTCAGCACGTGCATCCCGGGCCTCCAGAATGCGGACTTCCTGCGGATGGGGCAGATCCACCGCAACACGTTCATCGACTCGCCCCGCCTCCTGGCGGAGGACCTGTCGTTGAAGACGGAGCGGCGGGTGTTCTTCGCGGGACAGGTGACGGGCGTGGAGGGCTACGTGGAGAGCGCGGCGTGCGGCTACATGGTGGCGCTGGCGGTGCACGCGCGGCTGACGGGCGGTGCGTTCGTGCCGCCCCCGGCCACGACGGCGCTGGGGTCGCTGTACCGGCACCTCACCGGGGAAGCGCACCCGCCGGATCACCCGCACCAGCCCACCAACGTCATCTACGGCCTGTTCCCGCCGCTGTCCGGGCGGATGAAGAAGGCGGACAAGCGCGCGGCCTACTCGGCGCGGGCGAAGCAGGACCTGGCGGCCTGGCTGCCACTCGCGGGCGTTGTCGCCCAGACGGAAGGACAGACGAGCGCATGA
- a CDS encoding ExbD/TolR family protein, translating into MSEPATLSAEEADQLARMRYRRALARKKRKEREAASEVKELNITAMMDMMTIILVFLLKSFASSSAAITASEDVRPPVSSTRASPKDTVAITITPKNILVGDKEVVRLKDGRIPESQLQGRLVAGLDAQLKKEVSKLKYIEERNPAAPFTHELSVIADKMVPYDLLLTVLYTAGENELQNYRFIVLQRDAE; encoded by the coding sequence ATGTCCGAACCCGCGACCCTGTCCGCCGAGGAAGCCGACCAGCTCGCGCGCATGCGCTACCGCCGGGCCCTCGCGCGCAAGAAGCGCAAGGAGCGCGAGGCCGCCAGCGAGGTGAAGGAGCTCAACATCACCGCGATGATGGACATGATGACCATCATCCTGGTGTTCCTCCTGAAGTCCTTCGCGTCGTCTTCCGCGGCCATCACCGCGTCGGAAGATGTCCGGCCCCCGGTGTCGTCCACGCGCGCCTCGCCCAAGGACACGGTGGCCATCACCATCACCCCCAAGAACATCCTGGTGGGGGACAAAGAGGTGGTGCGGCTGAAGGACGGCCGCATCCCGGAGTCCCAGCTTCAGGGGCGCCTGGTGGCGGGGCTGGACGCGCAGCTGAAGAAGGAAGTTTCGAAGCTCAAGTACATCGAAGAGCGCAACCCGGCGGCGCCCTTCACGCACGAGCTGTCGGTCATCGCGGACAAGATGGTCCCGTACGATCTGCTGCTCACGGTGCTCTACACGGCGGGCGAGAACGAGCTGCAGAACTACCGCTTCATCGTGCTCCAGCGCGACGCGGAGTAG
- a CDS encoding TraR/DksA family transcriptional regulator yields MSRADDLLKIRGLLQERRRTTETAQAGARRELAALKDQERDPEYEEQAQAELADYTLSTLIEAQRREIMLIDAALSRMENDVFGECVDCGNEISLDRLEAMPFAIRCEEDAAIHEQETREAARHVGSLSL; encoded by the coding sequence ATGAGCCGAGCCGACGACTTGTTGAAGATCCGGGGCCTGTTGCAGGAGCGTCGCAGGACGACCGAGACCGCCCAGGCGGGCGCCCGCCGTGAGCTGGCCGCCCTGAAGGATCAGGAGCGCGATCCCGAGTACGAGGAGCAGGCGCAAGCGGAGCTGGCGGACTACACGCTCTCCACGCTGATTGAAGCGCAGCGCCGGGAGATCATGCTCATCGACGCCGCGCTGAGCCGCATGGAGAACGACGTGTTCGGCGAGTGCGTGGACTGCGGCAACGAAATCTCGCTGGACCGGCTGGAGGCCATGCCCTTCGCCATCCGCTGTGAAGAAGACGCCGCCATCCACGAGCAGGAGACGCGGGAGGCCGCGCGCCACGTGGGCAGCCTGTCCCTCTAG